A genomic stretch from Mycobacterium cookii includes:
- a CDS encoding ROK family protein, whose amino-acid sequence MRSTTFTTHSHLAPNRRRSPGRHRVVAPSLQLSDAAASSVFRAVRLRGPIGRDVIAQVTSLSIATVNRQVIALLDAGILRERADLAVSGAIGRPRVPVEVNHEPFLTLGIHIGARTTSIVATDLLGRTLDAVETPTPRSAQGPALAALADGAQRYLRRWHRRRALWVGVAIGGSVDAASGHVEHARLGWRDAPVGPVIAEALELPVSVASHVDSMAAAELLLGMRRFGPNSSTSLYVYARETVGYALMIGGRVHSPASGPGTITNLPAQSELLGGTGLLESTVSDEAVLTAARRLRILPARTGGAGVAVTELLRAARSGNEQAKDLLAERARVLGESVALLRDLLNPDDLVVGGQAFTEYPEAMEHVEAAYKARSVLPPRDIRMTAFGNRVQEAGAGIVSLAGLYADPLGAMRRAQPPAPAFEVASESSA is encoded by the coding sequence ATGCGCTCAACCACTTTCACCACCCATAGCCACCTCGCTCCCAACCGCCGGCGATCGCCCGGACGACACCGGGTCGTGGCGCCATCACTGCAACTCTCCGACGCCGCCGCCTCGTCGGTATTCCGGGCGGTGCGGCTGCGCGGCCCGATCGGCCGCGACGTCATCGCTCAAGTCACCTCGCTGTCGATTGCGACGGTAAACCGCCAGGTCATCGCGCTGCTGGACGCCGGCATCCTGCGGGAACGTGCTGATCTGGCCGTCTCCGGTGCAATCGGGCGCCCCCGGGTGCCGGTCGAGGTCAACCACGAACCGTTCCTGACGCTGGGCATCCACATCGGCGCGCGAACCACCAGCATCGTCGCGACCGACCTGCTCGGCCGCACCCTGGACGCGGTCGAGACCCCGACCCCGCGCAGCGCCCAAGGCCCCGCGCTGGCCGCTTTGGCCGACGGTGCCCAGCGGTATCTGCGGCGCTGGCACCGACGTCGTGCGCTGTGGGTCGGCGTCGCGATCGGTGGCTCGGTCGACGCGGCCAGCGGGCACGTCGAGCACGCCCGGCTGGGCTGGCGCGACGCGCCGGTCGGCCCGGTCATCGCCGAGGCGCTGGAACTGCCGGTGTCGGTGGCGTCACACGTCGACTCGATGGCCGCCGCCGAATTGCTGCTCGGCATGCGCCGGTTCGGGCCGAACTCGTCGACCAGCTTGTACGTCTACGCCCGCGAGACCGTCGGCTACGCGCTGATGATCGGCGGTCGGGTGCACAGCCCGGCCAGCGGACCGGGCACCATCACCAACCTGCCCGCACAGTCCGAGCTGCTCGGCGGTACCGGGCTGCTGGAATCCACCGTGAGCGACGAGGCCGTGCTGACCGCGGCTCGTCGGCTGCGCATCCTGCCGGCCCGCACCGGTGGGGCGGGTGTCGCCGTCACCGAGCTGCTGCGCGCAGCCCGCAGCGGCAATGAGCAGGCCAAGGACTTGCTGGCCGAGCGGGCCAGGGTCCTCGGTGAATCGGTCGCGCTGCTGCGTGACCTGCTCAACCCCGACGACCTGGTGGTCGGCGGGCAGGCGTTCACCGAATACCCCGAGGCGATGGAGCACGTCGAGGCCGCCTACAAGGCTCGCTCGGTGCTGCCGCCGCGCGACATCCGCATGACCGCGTTCGGCAACCGGGTCCAGGAAGCCGGGGCGGGCATCGTGTCGCTGGCCGGGTTGTACGCCGACCCGCTCGGTGCCATGCGCCGCGCTCAGCCGCCTGCGCCCGCGTTCGAGGTTGCCTCGGAGTCGTCCGCCTGA
- the mshA gene encoding D-inositol-3-phosphate glycosyltransferase — protein MRWPCKDDRVGPSDLTNPRRVAVLAVHTSPLAQPGVGDAGGMNVYVLQSALHLARRGVEVEIFTRATASADPPVARVAPGVLVRNVVAGPFEGLDKYDLPTQLCSFAAGVLRAEAAHEPGYYDIVHSHYWLSGQVGWLARDRWSVPLVHTAHTLAAVKNAALADGDIPEPPLRTVGEQQVVDEADRLIANTDDEARQLVSLHNADPARIDIVHPGVDLDVFRPGDQRAARARLGLPIDGDVVAFVGRIQPLKGPEVLLRAAAKLPRAHIVVVGGPSGSGLATPDGLVRLARDMGISDRVTFLPPQSRDNLATVFQAADLVAVPSYSESFGLVAIEAQACGTPVAAAAVGGLPVAVRDGVTGTLVPGHDVDRWAQAIDELLERDDETMGRAAVEHASRFSWDHTVDALLASYRRAIGDFTARRSVRGLPSTRRAARRSSRRKAWA, from the coding sequence TTGCGGTGGCCCTGTAAAGATGATCGTGTGGGCCCCTCTGATCTGACCAATCCGCGTCGCGTCGCGGTGCTGGCCGTGCACACGTCGCCGCTGGCTCAGCCCGGTGTCGGTGACGCCGGCGGGATGAATGTCTACGTGCTGCAAAGCGCGCTGCATTTGGCCCGTCGCGGTGTCGAGGTGGAGATCTTCACCCGGGCCACCGCGTCCGCCGATCCGCCCGTCGCGCGGGTGGCGCCGGGTGTGCTGGTGCGCAACGTGGTGGCCGGGCCGTTCGAAGGGCTCGACAAGTACGACCTGCCGACCCAGCTGTGCTCGTTCGCCGCTGGAGTCCTGCGGGCCGAGGCCGCCCACGAACCTGGCTACTACGACATCGTGCACTCGCACTACTGGCTGTCCGGTCAGGTCGGCTGGCTGGCCCGCGACCGTTGGTCGGTGCCGCTGGTGCACACCGCGCACACGCTGGCGGCGGTGAAGAACGCCGCCCTGGCCGACGGTGACATACCCGAGCCGCCGCTGCGTACCGTGGGCGAACAGCAGGTGGTCGACGAAGCCGACCGGTTGATCGCCAACACCGATGACGAAGCGCGACAACTGGTTTCGTTGCATAACGCCGACCCGGCCCGGATCGACATCGTCCACCCCGGCGTCGACTTGGACGTGTTCCGGCCCGGTGATCAGCGCGCCGCGCGGGCCAGGCTCGGCCTGCCGATCGACGGGGACGTGGTGGCCTTCGTCGGTCGGATTCAGCCGCTCAAGGGCCCCGAAGTCCTGCTGCGCGCGGCGGCCAAACTGCCGCGGGCGCACATCGTGGTCGTCGGCGGTCCCTCCGGCAGCGGGCTGGCCACGCCCGACGGCCTTGTTCGGCTCGCCCGCGATATGGGTATCTCTGACCGGGTGACCTTCTTACCCCCGCAGTCGCGGGACAACCTGGCCACCGTCTTCCAGGCCGCCGACCTGGTCGCGGTGCCGAGCTATTCGGAATCGTTCGGCCTGGTCGCCATCGAGGCGCAAGCGTGCGGGACGCCGGTTGCCGCCGCCGCCGTCGGCGGCCTGCCGGTGGCGGTGCGCGACGGGGTGACCGGCACCCTGGTGCCGGGTCATGACGTCGACCGGTGGGCGCAAGCTATCGACGAGTTGCTCGAGCGGGACGACGAGACCATGGGCCGCGCCGCCGTCGAGCACGCGTCGCGGTTCTCCTGGGATCACACCGTCGATGCGCTGCTGGCCAGCTACCGGCGGGCGATCGGCGACTTCACCGCCCGCCGTTCGGTCCGCGGTCTGCCCTCGACCCGCCGCGCTGCCCGGCGGTCGTCGCGCAGGAAGGCGTGGGCGTGA
- a CDS encoding TetR/AcrR family transcriptional regulator: protein MPPEVIAAALRAAETLGRDVADVPLVAIAREAGMSRSTLLRRLDGSRQPLDDAVRAAGVEPGGRPPVRERAVEATATLISDRGLAAVTLEAVAVQTDCSVHSLYAVFGGRDELLRKVFDRYGPILDLDEVVAEPDAELSDTVHRIYRLLAKTFSREPRVAPAMLAEGLARPTGPTAQAILQYYVPRMLAGVGQWLAGEIAAGRIRDLPLPLLIQQMLAPMAFHTMARPAADGIPEVELPDLDQACTVFADAFLRAVAV from the coding sequence GTGCCGCCCGAGGTGATCGCGGCGGCGCTGCGGGCCGCCGAGACCCTCGGTCGCGACGTGGCCGACGTGCCACTGGTCGCGATCGCCCGCGAGGCCGGGATGTCGCGCAGCACCCTCCTGCGGCGGCTCGACGGTTCCCGACAGCCGCTGGACGACGCGGTGCGTGCCGCCGGGGTCGAACCCGGCGGCCGGCCGCCGGTGCGTGAACGTGCGGTGGAGGCGACGGCCACCCTGATCAGCGACCGCGGCCTGGCTGCAGTGACACTGGAAGCTGTTGCCGTGCAAACGGATTGCTCAGTACACAGCCTGTACGCAGTGTTCGGCGGCCGGGACGAGTTGCTGCGCAAGGTGTTTGACCGCTACGGCCCGATTCTCGACCTCGACGAGGTGGTCGCCGAACCGGATGCCGAACTGAGCGACACGGTGCACCGGATCTACCGGTTGCTGGCCAAGACATTCAGTCGCGAGCCACGGGTGGCACCCGCGATGCTGGCCGAGGGGCTGGCCCGGCCGACCGGGCCGACGGCGCAAGCGATTCTGCAGTACTACGTGCCGCGCATGCTCGCCGGCGTAGGTCAGTGGCTGGCGGGCGAGATTGCTGCCGGTCGTATTCGAGATCTGCCGTTGCCGTTGCTCATTCAGCAGATGCTCGCGCCGATGGCCTTCCACACCATGGCCCGGCCGGCCGCAGACGGTATCCCCGAAGTCGAGCTGCCAGACCTGGATCAGGCCTGCACGGTGTTCGCCGACGCCTTCTTGCGCGCCGTCGCCGTCTAA
- a CDS encoding FAD-dependent oxidoreductase translates to MSEKTTCVIVGGGPAGMIAGLLLARGGVDVTVLEKHADFLRDFRGDTVHPSTLRLLDELGLFEQFDALPHTKLSGWGLDLPDGRKAPVIDFTRLRLPHRYIAMVPQWDLLDLLAEAARNEPSFTLRMSHDVTGLIYERGRVAGVRYDSPDGPGQLRADLTIACDGRWSLCRREGGLIPREYPVSADIWWFRLPKAEGVGDTLLPRFKDGQFLGVIPRENYLQTAYFLRKGADARLRARGIEALRADIVNAIPELAEAVNSLAMDDVKLLDIRLNRLRRWYTNGLLCIGDAAHAMSPAGGVGINMAVQDAVAAARLLAAPLREHRVTAQDLAAVQRRREFPTAVTQTGQRFLHAAMLRAMNAGTTPAPTRALRILARFPQLAAIPAYLMGVGVRPEHAPQFARRAPQPVSAATDR, encoded by the coding sequence ATGAGCGAGAAGACGACCTGCGTGATCGTCGGCGGCGGTCCCGCCGGAATGATCGCGGGGCTGCTGCTGGCCCGAGGCGGCGTGGACGTCACCGTGCTGGAGAAGCATGCGGATTTTCTTCGGGACTTCCGGGGCGACACCGTGCATCCCTCCACGCTGCGGCTGCTCGACGAGCTCGGCCTCTTCGAGCAGTTCGATGCGCTGCCACACACCAAACTCAGCGGGTGGGGCCTGGACTTGCCCGACGGCCGCAAGGCGCCGGTGATCGACTTCACCCGGTTGCGGCTACCGCACCGCTACATCGCGATGGTCCCGCAGTGGGACCTGCTCGACCTGCTCGCCGAGGCGGCCCGCAACGAGCCGTCGTTCACCCTGCGGATGAGCCACGACGTCACCGGGCTGATCTACGAGCGGGGCCGCGTGGCCGGCGTGCGTTACGACAGCCCGGACGGGCCCGGGCAACTGCGCGCCGACCTCACCATCGCCTGCGACGGGCGCTGGTCGCTGTGCCGCCGCGAAGGTGGGCTTATTCCGCGTGAGTACCCGGTCAGCGCCGACATCTGGTGGTTCCGGCTGCCCAAGGCGGAAGGGGTCGGCGATACGCTGCTGCCTCGATTCAAGGACGGCCAGTTCCTTGGGGTCATTCCGCGCGAGAACTACCTGCAGACCGCCTACTTCCTGCGCAAAGGCGCCGACGCTCGACTGCGGGCCCGTGGGATCGAGGCGCTGCGCGCGGACATCGTCAACGCGATTCCCGAGCTGGCTGAGGCTGTCAACAGCCTCGCGATGGACGACGTCAAGCTGCTCGACATCCGGCTCAACCGGCTGCGCCGCTGGTACACCAACGGCCTGCTGTGCATCGGCGATGCCGCACACGCGATGTCCCCTGCCGGCGGCGTCGGCATCAACATGGCCGTCCAGGACGCCGTGGCTGCGGCCAGGCTGCTCGCGGCCCCGCTTCGCGAACACCGCGTCACCGCGCAGGACCTGGCCGCCGTGCAGCGCCGCCGCGAATTCCCCACGGCGGTCACCCAGACGGGTCAACGATTCCTGCACGCCGCGATGCTGCGCGCGATGAACGCCGGCACGACGCCGGCACCGACCCGAGCGCTGCGCATCCTGGCTCGCTTCCCGCAACTGGCGGCGATTCCGGCGTACCTGATGGGCGTCGGCGTCCGGCCCGAGCACGCTCCGCAGTTCGCCCGTCGTGCACCGCAACCGGTTTCGGCGGCGACGGACCGATGA
- a CDS encoding phosphoglyceromutase, with product MGDTATLVLLRHGESEWNASNQFTGWVDVDLTEKGRREAVRGGELLSEHGLLPDVLYTSLLRRAITTAHLALDTADRLWIPVRRSWRLNERHYGALQGLDKSQTKARYGDEQFMTWRRSYDTPPPPIEKGSQYSQDADPRYVDVGGGPLTECLADVVARFLPYFTDVIIPDLRVGKTVLIAAHGNSLRALVKYLDDMSEDDVVGLNIPTGIPLRYDLDADMRPLVRGGSYLDPEAAAAGAAAVASQGAK from the coding sequence ATGGGTGACACGGCCACGCTGGTGCTGCTCCGCCACGGCGAGAGCGAATGGAACGCAAGCAATCAGTTCACCGGCTGGGTCGACGTCGACCTGACGGAAAAGGGCCGCCGCGAGGCGGTCCGCGGCGGCGAGTTGCTGTCCGAGCACGGCCTGCTGCCCGACGTCTTGTACACCTCGCTGCTGCGACGGGCGATCACCACCGCACACCTGGCACTCGACACCGCCGACCGGCTGTGGATCCCGGTGCGGCGCAGCTGGCGGCTCAACGAGCGGCATTACGGCGCGTTGCAGGGGCTGGACAAGTCCCAGACCAAAGCGCGTTACGGCGACGAGCAGTTCATGACCTGGCGGCGCAGCTACGACACCCCGCCGCCGCCGATCGAAAAAGGCAGCCAGTACAGCCAGGACGCCGACCCCCGCTACGTCGACGTCGGCGGCGGGCCGCTAACCGAATGCCTGGCCGACGTGGTGGCCCGTTTCCTGCCGTACTTCACCGACGTCATCATCCCTGACCTGCGGGTTGGCAAGACGGTACTGATCGCCGCGCACGGCAACTCGCTGCGCGCCCTGGTGAAATACCTCGACGACATGTCCGAGGACGACGTCGTCGGGCTGAACATCCCGACCGGCATTCCGCTGCGCTACGACCTGGACGCCGATATGCGGCCGCTGGTTCGCGGTGGCAGCTACCTCGATCCAGAAGCCGCGGCGGCCGGTGCGGCGGCAGTGGCCAGCCAAGGCGCGAAATAA